The following proteins come from a genomic window of Miscanthus floridulus cultivar M001 chromosome 2, ASM1932011v1, whole genome shotgun sequence:
- the LOC136539225 gene encoding caffeoylshikimate esterase-like isoform X1, whose product MSAAAAAPAQAPRKWEGLVDEALEREVLGACLDQAPERRRIREAFKNVQLSIDHCLFKGQYSGIGTKESYERNSRGVEIFSKCWFPENRRMRAIVCLCHGYGDTCTFFLDGVARKIASAGYGVFALDYPGFGVSEGLHGYIPSFDTLVDDVAEHFSKVKGNPEYRGLPSFLFGQSMGGAVALKVHFKQPNEWNGAILVAPMCKCSFNVIAYKDKPRLRTALEMLKTTQEIERRLEEVSLPLIVLHGEADLVTDPAVSKALYEKAKSQDKKLCLYKGAYHAILEGEPDETIFQVLDDIISWLDQHSTREEGMSS is encoded by the exons atgtcagcggcggcggcggcgccagcgCAGGCTCCAAGGAAATGGGAGGGACTAGTGGACGAGGCGCTCGAGAGGGAGGTGCTGGGAGCGTGCCTGGACCAGGCCCCCGAGCGCCGCCGCATCCGCGAGGCTTTCAAGAACGTGCAGCTCAGCATCGACCATTGCCTCTTCAAG GGACAATATAGTGGCATCGGAACAAAGGAG TCATATGAGCGTAACTCTAGGGGGGTGGAGATTTTCTCAAAATGCTGGTTTCCGGAGAATCGTCGCATGAGAGCAATTGTTTGTCTTTGCCATGGTTATGGAGACACATGTACCTTTTTCCTTGATG GAGTTGCTAGGAAGATTGCTTCAGCTGGATATGGAGTATTTGCACTGGACTACCCTGGCTTCGGTGTTTCAGAAGGACTTCATGGATATATTCCAAGTTTTGATACTCTTGTTGATGATGTAGCTGAACACTTTTCTAAGGTCAAAG GAAATCCTGAATATAGAGGCCTCCCGAGCTTTCTGTTTGGTCAATCTATGGGTGGAGCAGTTGCATTGAAGGTTCACTTCAAGCAACCAAATGAATGGAATGGTGCAATACTGGTTGCACCCATGTGCAAG TGTTCTTTCAATGTGATTGCCTACAAGGATAAACCACGTTTGCGAACAGCTCTGGAGATGCTGAAAACGACACAAGAAATAGAAAGGCGTCTCGAAGAG GTTTCTTTGCCCTTGATCGTCTTGCACGGTGAGGCTGATTTGGTTACTGACCCAGCGGTTAGTAAGGCTCTGTATGAGAAAGCTAAGAGCCAAGACAAGAAGCTGTGCCTCTACAAAGGTGCATATCACGCTATCTTGGAAGGTGAACCGGACGAGACAATATTCCAAGTTCTCGATGATATCATATCTTGGCTCGATCAGCACTCCACAAGAGAAGAAGGTATGTCGTCATGA
- the LOC136539225 gene encoding caffeoylshikimate esterase-like isoform X2 has translation MSAAAAAPAQAPRKWEGLVDEALEREVLGACLDQAPERRRIREAFKNVQLSIDHCLFKGQYSGIGTKESYERNSRGVEIFSKCWFPENRRMRAIVCLCHGYGDTCTFFLDGVARKIASAGYGVFALDYPGFGVSEGLHGYIPSFDTLVDDVAEHFSKVKGNPEYRGLPSFLFGQSMGGAVALKVHFKQPNEWNGAILVAPMCKIADDVVPPWPIQQVLIFMAKLLPKEKLVPQKDLAELAFKEKKKQEQCSFNVIAYKDKPRLRTALEMLKTTQEIERRLEEVSLPLIVLHGEADLVTDPAVSKALYEKAKSQDKKLCLYKGAYHAILEGEPDETIFQVLDDIISWLDQHSTREEGMSS, from the exons atgtcagcggcggcggcggcgccagcgCAGGCTCCAAGGAAATGGGAGGGACTAGTGGACGAGGCGCTCGAGAGGGAGGTGCTGGGAGCGTGCCTGGACCAGGCCCCCGAGCGCCGCCGCATCCGCGAGGCTTTCAAGAACGTGCAGCTCAGCATCGACCATTGCCTCTTCAAG GGACAATATAGTGGCATCGGAACAAAGGAG TCATATGAGCGTAACTCTAGGGGGGTGGAGATTTTCTCAAAATGCTGGTTTCCGGAGAATCGTCGCATGAGAGCAATTGTTTGTCTTTGCCATGGTTATGGAGACACATGTACCTTTTTCCTTGATG GAGTTGCTAGGAAGATTGCTTCAGCTGGATATGGAGTATTTGCACTGGACTACCCTGGCTTCGGTGTTTCAGAAGGACTTCATGGATATATTCCAAGTTTTGATACTCTTGTTGATGATGTAGCTGAACACTTTTCTAAGGTCAAAG GAAATCCTGAATATAGAGGCCTCCCGAGCTTTCTGTTTGGTCAATCTATGGGTGGAGCAGTTGCATTGAAGGTTCACTTCAAGCAACCAAATGAATGGAATGGTGCAATACTGGTTGCACCCATGTGCAAG ATAGCAGACGATGTGGTTCCACCTTGGCCCATTCAGCAAGTTCTAATTTTTATGGCCAAACTTCTGCCAAAAGAAAAGCTTGTTCCTCAAAAGGATTTAGCTGAGTTGGCATTCAAAGAGAAGAAGAAACAAGAGCAG TGTTCTTTCAATGTGATTGCCTACAAGGATAAACCACGTTTGCGAACAGCTCTGGAGATGCTGAAAACGACACAAGAAATAGAAAGGCGTCTCGAAGAG GTTTCTTTGCCCTTGATCGTCTTGCACGGTGAGGCTGATTTGGTTACTGACCCAGCGGTTAGTAAGGCTCTGTATGAGAAAGCTAAGAGCCAAGACAAGAAGCTGTGCCTCTACAAAGGTGCATATCACGCTATCTTGGAAGGTGAACCGGACGAGACAATATTCCAAGTTCTCGATGATATCATATCTTGGCTCGATCAGCACTCCACAAGAGAAGAAGGTATGTCGTCATGA